One window of the Gloeocapsa sp. PCC 73106 genome contains the following:
- the ctpC gene encoding carboxyl-terminal processing protease CtpC yields MVIKKRGLILGATAFVLTSVAVTGAGIRLSQTQAFFRESPKELVDEVWQIVNRQYVDATFNQVDWREVRREYLERSYGSKEEAYDAIKEMLEKLEDPYTRFMNPEEFNNLKVDTSGELTGVGIQLAQDEETKKLIVVSPIEGTPAFAAGILAKDIITKIDGQSTEGMDVNKAVSLIRGKPGTSVTLTIQRSDQETEYSLVRTNIQIHPVKAKVIDTEEGRIGYIRLTQFSGQASQEMKEAIQSLEEQDVVGYVLDLRSNPGGLLTSSVEIARMWYDDGRIVSTVDRLGESESHSANDTALTDKKLVILVDGGSASASEILAGALQDQERGVLVGTQTFGKGLVQSVRGLGDGSGLAVTIAKYLTPSGRDINKEGIAPDIVYEMTDEQRKALQLDREQIGTLADPQFVKAVEVLSEEIEGATHP; encoded by the coding sequence ATGGTTATCAAAAAACGGGGGCTAATTCTCGGCGCTACTGCCTTTGTGCTGACGAGTGTAGCAGTAACAGGAGCAGGAATTAGACTATCTCAGACTCAAGCCTTTTTTCGCGAAAGTCCTAAAGAATTAGTAGACGAAGTCTGGCAAATAGTCAATCGTCAGTACGTAGATGCCACGTTTAATCAGGTCGATTGGCGAGAAGTGCGTCGTGAATATTTAGAACGTTCCTATGGTTCTAAAGAAGAAGCTTACGATGCGATCAAAGAAATGCTTGAGAAACTTGAAGATCCCTACACACGCTTCATGAATCCAGAAGAATTCAACAATCTCAAAGTTGATACTTCCGGGGAATTAACAGGGGTAGGTATACAACTTGCTCAAGACGAAGAAACCAAAAAACTTATAGTAGTTTCTCCTATTGAAGGAACTCCCGCTTTTGCAGCTGGAATTTTAGCTAAAGATATCATTACTAAAATTGATGGTCAAAGCACCGAAGGGATGGACGTAAATAAAGCAGTAAGTTTAATTCGTGGTAAACCAGGAACTTCAGTAACTTTAACGATTCAAAGAAGCGATCAAGAAACCGAGTACTCTTTGGTCAGAACTAATATCCAAATTCATCCAGTTAAAGCTAAAGTAATAGACACCGAAGAAGGAAGGATAGGGTATATTCGTCTGACCCAATTTAGTGGTCAAGCGTCTCAAGAAATGAAAGAGGCGATTCAATCTTTAGAGGAACAAGATGTAGTTGGATATGTTCTAGACTTGCGTTCTAACCCCGGGGGATTGTTAACTTCTAGCGTGGAAATTGCCCGTATGTGGTACGACGATGGCAGAATTGTCTCTACAGTCGATCGCTTGGGAGAATCAGAAAGCCACAGCGCGAATGATACAGCTTTGACCGATAAAAAGCTAGTTATCTTGGTAGATGGTGGTTCAGCCAGCGCCAGTGAAATCTTAGCTGGAGCTTTGCAAGATCAAGAGCGTGGGGTTTTAGTGGGTACTCAAACCTTTGGTAAAGGCTTAGTCCAATCGGTAAGAGGTTTAGGAGATGGTTCTGGTTTAGCTGTGACCATTGCCAAATACTTAACCCCTAGTGGTCGCGATATAAATAAAGAGGGTATTGCCCCCGATATAGTTTATGAGATGACGGACGAACAACGCAAAGCTCTGCAGCTTGATCGCGAACAAATTGGCACCTTAGCCGATCCCCAGTTTGTCAAAGCGGTAGAAGTTCTCTCCGAAGAGATTGAAGGTGCTACGCATCCCTAG
- a CDS encoding NADP-dependent isocitrate dehydrogenase translates to MYDKITPPTQGSKIVFENGKPIVPDDPIIPFIRGDGTGVDIWPATEAVIDAAVKAAYGDQRKINWFKIYAGDEACEVYGTYQYLPEDTLKAIAEYSIAIKGPLTTPVGGGIRSLNVALRQIYDLYACVRPCRYYPGTPSPHKYPEKLDVIIYRENTEDIYLGIEWPQGSEIGEKLISLLNNELIPQTPEHGKKQIRLDSGIGIKPISKTGSQRLIRRAIENALRLPKAKQLVTLVHKGNIMKYTEGAFRDWGYELTQTEFRDVCITERESWILGNQEKNPDLSVEENARQVEPGYDALTDAKKQQACQEVEQVLASIWSSHGKGQWRDKVMVNDRIADSIFQQLQTRPDEYSILATMNLNGDYLSDAAAALVGGLGMGPGANIGDNCAIFEATHGTAPKHAGLDRINPGSVILSGVMMLEFMGWNEAATLIKQGIGEAIANGQVTYDLARMMEPPVEKPLKCSEFARAIISYF, encoded by the coding sequence ATGTACGACAAAATAACTCCCCCCACTCAAGGATCCAAAATTGTTTTTGAAAATGGTAAGCCGATTGTCCCAGATGACCCGATTATTCCCTTTATTCGGGGTGATGGTACGGGTGTCGATATTTGGCCCGCTACAGAGGCTGTAATTGATGCTGCGGTAAAAGCTGCTTATGGGGATCAGCGTAAAATTAATTGGTTTAAGATTTACGCGGGAGACGAAGCTTGTGAAGTCTATGGTACTTATCAATATCTACCGGAAGATACTCTTAAGGCGATCGCTGAATACAGTATCGCCATCAAAGGTCCTTTGACTACTCCAGTAGGTGGTGGTATTCGTTCTCTCAACGTTGCTCTACGACAAATTTACGATCTCTACGCTTGTGTTCGTCCTTGTCGCTACTATCCAGGAACTCCCTCTCCTCATAAGTATCCCGAAAAGCTCGATGTCATTATTTATCGGGAAAATACTGAAGATATCTACCTAGGTATAGAATGGCCTCAAGGGAGCGAAATAGGGGAAAAACTCATCTCTTTACTCAATAATGAGTTAATTCCTCAAACGCCAGAACACGGGAAGAAACAGATTCGTCTGGATTCGGGTATAGGGATTAAACCTATTAGTAAAACTGGTTCTCAACGTCTGATCAGGCGGGCTATTGAGAATGCTCTACGTCTTCCGAAGGCAAAACAACTGGTTACTCTGGTGCATAAAGGTAATATCATGAAGTACACAGAGGGAGCTTTTCGGGATTGGGGTTATGAATTAACTCAAACTGAATTCCGGGATGTCTGTATCACTGAGAGAGAGTCTTGGATACTCGGTAATCAAGAAAAAAACCCAGATCTCAGCGTTGAGGAAAACGCTCGTCAGGTTGAACCGGGTTATGATGCTCTTACCGATGCTAAAAAACAACAAGCTTGTCAAGAGGTAGAGCAGGTTTTAGCTAGTATCTGGTCCAGCCACGGTAAGGGTCAATGGCGTGATAAGGTTATGGTTAACGATCGCATCGCTGATAGTATTTTCCAACAGCTCCAAACTCGTCCTGATGAGTACTCTATCTTGGCGACGATGAATCTCAATGGGGATTATCTCTCTGATGCTGCTGCTGCTTTAGTAGGGGGCTTGGGTATGGGCCCTGGGGCGAATATTGGGGATAATTGTGCTATTTTTGAGGCTACTCACGGTACGGCGCCTAAGCACGCGGGTTTAGACCGTATTAATCCTGGTTCGGTCATTCTCTCTGGGGTGATGATGCTGGAGTTTATGGGCTGGAATGAGGCTGCAACCTTGATTAAACAGGGGATTGGAGAAGCGATCGCTAATGGTCAGGTTACCTACGATTTGGCGCGTATGATGGAACCACCGGTGGAAAAACCGCTAAAATGTTCTGAATTTGCGAGGGCGATTATTAGCTATTTTTAG
- a CDS encoding adenylyltransferase/cytidyltransferase family protein yields the protein MLLPYSPVCNNTNIFSLETLTRAIALHPEHWRPLVFTNGCFDLLHVGHVRYLKSAKNLGKSLVIGLNSDYSLEKLKPALPGFPPRPLIPQEQRAEILTALAAVDGVVIFNETTAINLIEALKPEIYVKGGDYSLATLPEAPIVEAYGGKIKLIEVEVSTSTTAIIQRILQK from the coding sequence ATGTTATTGCCTTATTCCCCTGTGTGCAACAATACCAATATTTTTAGTCTGGAAACCTTAACCAGGGCGATCGCCCTCCATCCCGAACATTGGCGTCCCCTCGTCTTTACCAACGGTTGTTTTGACTTACTACACGTAGGTCACGTTCGCTACTTGAAAAGTGCCAAAAACCTAGGAAAAAGCTTAGTAATAGGACTCAACAGCGATTATTCCCTGGAAAAACTCAAACCCGCACTTCCTGGCTTTCCCCCTCGTCCGTTAATTCCCCAAGAGCAAAGAGCTGAAATACTCACTGCTTTAGCCGCAGTAGATGGGGTAGTGATTTTTAACGAAACCACCGCAATTAACTTAATTGAAGCTTTGAAACCTGAAATCTACGTCAAAGGAGGTGACTATAGCCTCGCTACTTTACCAGAGGCTCCTATTGTGGAAGCCTATGGAGGTAAAATTAAGTTAATAGAAGTAGAAGTTTCTACCTCTACCACTGCCATTATTCAGCGCATTTTACAAAAATAA
- a CDS encoding GUN4 domain-containing protein → MSDLETVSFPNQTDFLAESPKRQIELIPQLIKSGSDGLAILTGFLDANRSSITANLVTAKAYQVLYQANTWETKEILAKYFPQGMIPLASERNIDYEPLQQLLLKQDFQAADSLTRVKMCELAGVAAIKRKWIYFTEIEQFPTTDLHTMNQIWWLFSEGKFGFAVQRKIWLSLGQDFVQLWPKIGWKNGNEWTRYPGEFTWDLTAPAGHLPLFNQIRGVRVIASVFAHPAWAEKS, encoded by the coding sequence ATGAGCGATCTCGAAACCGTCTCATTTCCGAACCAAACCGATTTTTTAGCCGAGTCACCCAAAAGACAAATTGAGCTCATTCCCCAACTGATCAAAAGCGGATCTGATGGTTTAGCCATACTCACTGGGTTTTTAGACGCCAATAGGTCGTCTATTACTGCCAATTTAGTCACAGCCAAAGCTTATCAAGTACTCTATCAAGCCAACACCTGGGAGACTAAAGAAATTTTAGCTAAATACTTTCCCCAGGGGATGATTCCCTTAGCTTCAGAAAGAAATATCGACTACGAGCCATTACAACAGCTATTGCTAAAACAAGATTTTCAAGCCGCTGATAGTTTAACTCGAGTAAAAATGTGTGAGTTAGCCGGTGTTGCCGCAATTAAACGAAAATGGATATACTTTACCGAAATAGAGCAATTTCCCACTACAGATTTGCACACGATGAATCAAATTTGGTGGCTCTTTTCTGAAGGAAAATTCGGCTTTGCTGTGCAGCGGAAAATCTGGCTTTCGTTAGGTCAGGATTTTGTACAACTTTGGCCCAAGATAGGCTGGAAAAATGGTAACGAATGGACTCGTTATCCCGGTGAATTTACTTGGGATTTAACCGCTCCCGCCGGACATTTGCCCTTATTTAATCAGATTCGCGGCGTGCGAGTCATAGCTTCGGTATTCGCTCATCCGGCTTGGGCAGAAAAAAGTTAA
- a CDS encoding methyl-accepting chemotaxis protein — translation MTQLSPKQPVPNPRDQDGLEELIIATDINQVHENPKKQTGLPKWWQELSINNKARLAAVALSVIPVLSIGGIAYHLAQQQARREIITTQKTAVNNLNNKLQLFVSDRVKDVVALSQLDIFSDPTLRANTTNAEKNATLDLYRKTYPYYRNLIFIDNQGKTLAFSGEELDENERSFFQQVLGRPTPLISQPQQNKISKTYNFFVSAPVKDQNSGQIIGVISASIPTKVFNQLFPEYQVDNQTFFVIDGSNKITASSAPETIGKGLEEIFPQFLETEESYTFDLRGGQKEIIALAPANQLPEYDLNWQTALATPVNRAIAGRNLALPLLLGSLGLAVISGLLAKALADRAIAPILKALTASQNLKDGESTTPLLVTGTDEINQLYGNLNGVSDRLGFLVQEKHLATIQANKLKNITLKLAGALDRETVFDTAIREIRSSLKTDRVIIYRFDETWKGTIIAESVGSGWPKALGATIADPCFADRYVEKYRQGRVQATSDIRKAGLTDCHLKQLEPFGIRANLVAPILVKEQLIGLLITHQCSETRQWETTEIDFFAQLSAQLGLAIERVDLLQQQQLGLQLTQQLKDFTLKLAGSLELETIFDSATEEIRAMLQADRVVIYRFDETWQGTIVAESVKGNWPRALGATIADPCFADRYVEKYKQGRVQATPDIHNAGLTDCHLQQLSPFDIKANLVAPLLVKGGLMGLLIAHQCSGPRNWEPGEISFFGQIATQVGLAIERVELVAAQKLAEAEQRTAREQLQQRALELLMEVDPVSQGDLTIRASVTADEIGTIADSYNATIESLRRIVTQVLDASQQVAETTINNETSVQQLSSEAMEQAQNIGAALDEIQAMTESIRAVALNAEEAELVVKQAAESVERGDEAMNRTVDGIMAIRETVAETAKKVKRLGESTQKISKVVNLISSFAEQTNLLALNASIEAAHAGEEGRGFAVVANEVRSLAQQSAEATAEIEKTVAEIQAETNEVVAAMESGTEQVVAGTKLVEETRANLNQITAASAKINQLVTEIAKAAGEQAKTSENVSQTMTEVATTSNKTSLTATEVSESFKQLLAVAQELQASVGKFKVQ, via the coding sequence ATGACCCAACTATCACCAAAACAACCAGTCCCCAATCCGAGAGATCAAGATGGGCTAGAAGAACTCATCATAGCGACAGATATTAACCAAGTTCATGAAAACCCTAAAAAACAAACGGGACTACCAAAATGGTGGCAGGAATTAAGCATAAACAACAAAGCTAGATTAGCAGCTGTAGCTTTAAGCGTCATTCCAGTACTGAGCATCGGGGGAATCGCTTACCATCTAGCCCAACAACAAGCGCGTCGGGAAATAATCACCACCCAAAAAACAGCAGTCAATAACTTAAACAACAAACTACAATTATTCGTAAGCGATCGCGTTAAAGACGTAGTAGCGCTATCACAACTCGATATCTTCAGCGATCCTACTCTACGCGCCAATACCACTAACGCCGAAAAAAACGCCACCCTAGATCTTTACCGAAAGACTTACCCCTACTATCGCAATCTAATATTTATCGACAATCAGGGTAAAACCTTAGCTTTTTCCGGAGAAGAATTAGACGAAAACGAGCGCTCATTTTTTCAACAAGTTTTAGGAAGACCAACCCCACTGATAAGTCAACCTCAGCAAAACAAAATCAGTAAAACTTATAACTTTTTTGTATCCGCACCAGTAAAAGATCAAAACAGCGGCCAAATCATCGGCGTGATTAGCGCCAGCATCCCTACAAAAGTATTTAATCAGCTATTTCCCGAATATCAAGTAGACAATCAAACCTTTTTTGTCATAGACGGTAGCAACAAAATAACCGCATCTAGCGCACCGGAAACAATCGGAAAAGGATTAGAAGAAATTTTTCCTCAATTCCTAGAAACCGAAGAATCCTACACCTTTGACTTACGCGGTGGACAAAAAGAAATCATCGCCCTAGCTCCAGCCAATCAACTACCAGAATACGACTTAAATTGGCAGACCGCCCTAGCTACCCCCGTAAACCGAGCGATCGCAGGACGCAATCTAGCTTTACCCCTACTACTGGGAAGTTTGGGTTTAGCTGTGATCTCAGGATTACTAGCCAAAGCCCTAGCCGATCGCGCCATAGCCCCTATTTTAAAAGCTCTGACAGCCAGTCAAAACCTCAAAGACGGAGAGTCAACTACTCCCCTATTAGTCACAGGAACCGATGAAATTAACCAACTCTACGGTAATCTCAACGGAGTCAGCGATCGCCTTGGTTTCCTAGTCCAAGAAAAACATCTAGCTACCATACAAGCCAATAAACTCAAAAATATCACCCTCAAACTAGCAGGCGCCTTAGATCGTGAAACCGTCTTCGATACCGCTATCAGAGAAATTAGATCCAGCTTAAAAACTGATCGCGTCATCATCTATCGCTTTGACGAAACCTGGAAAGGTACAATCATCGCCGAATCCGTAGGCTCCGGATGGCCCAAAGCTTTAGGCGCCACCATCGCCGACCCCTGTTTCGCCGATAGATACGTAGAAAAATATAGACAAGGTAGGGTTCAAGCCACATCCGATATCCGTAAGGCAGGTTTAACCGACTGTCACCTAAAACAGTTAGAACCATTTGGTATTAGAGCCAATCTCGTTGCTCCGATCCTAGTTAAAGAACAACTCATCGGCTTATTAATCACTCACCAATGTTCAGAAACTAGACAATGGGAAACCACAGAGATAGACTTCTTCGCTCAACTATCCGCCCAATTAGGACTAGCGATCGAGCGCGTGGATTTATTACAACAGCAACAACTAGGATTACAACTCACCCAACAGTTAAAAGACTTCACTCTCAAACTAGCCGGATCTCTAGAATTAGAAACAATCTTCGATAGCGCCACCGAAGAAATTAGGGCAATGCTTCAAGCCGATCGCGTCGTGATCTATCGCTTCGACGAAACCTGGCAAGGTACAATCGTCGCTGAATCAGTCAAAGGTAATTGGCCCAGAGCCTTAGGCGCCACCATCGCCGATCCCTGCTTCGCCGACAGATACGTAGAAAAATACAAACAGGGTAGGGTTCAAGCCACCCCAGATATCCATAACGCCGGTTTAACCGACTGTCACCTACAGCAATTGAGTCCCTTTGATATTAAAGCTAATCTCGTGGCGCCCCTTCTCGTCAAAGGAGGACTTATGGGTCTATTAATCGCCCATCAATGCTCAGGTCCCAGAAATTGGGAACCAGGGGAAATCAGCTTTTTCGGTCAAATTGCTACCCAAGTCGGTCTAGCGATCGAACGCGTAGAACTAGTAGCCGCCCAAAAACTCGCCGAAGCTGAACAACGCACCGCCAGAGAGCAACTCCAACAACGCGCTTTGGAACTACTCATGGAAGTAGATCCTGTCAGTCAAGGAGATCTAACTATTCGCGCTAGCGTCACCGCCGATGAGATTGGGACGATCGCCGACTCCTACAACGCCACTATCGAAAGCTTACGCCGCATCGTTACCCAAGTACTCGACGCGAGTCAACAAGTAGCCGAAACTACGATTAATAACGAGACCTCCGTACAACAACTATCCTCAGAAGCGATGGAACAAGCGCAAAATATTGGCGCAGCTCTCGATGAAATTCAAGCCATGACCGAATCAATTCGCGCAGTAGCTCTCAACGCCGAAGAAGCAGAACTCGTAGTTAAACAGGCCGCCGAAAGCGTCGAACGAGGAGACGAAGCCATGAACCGCACCGTAGACGGGATTATGGCCATTCGCGAAACCGTAGCCGAAACAGCCAAAAAAGTAAAACGTCTCGGAGAATCAACTCAGAAAATCTCTAAGGTAGTTAACCTGATTAGTAGTTTTGCCGAACAGACTAATTTATTGGCTCTCAACGCTTCGATTGAAGCTGCTCATGCAGGAGAAGAAGGCCGTGGTTTTGCTGTAGTAGCTAACGAAGTACGATCTCTCGCCCAACAGTCCGCCGAAGCTACCGCAGAAATTGAAAAAACCGTGGCCGAAATTCAAGCAGAAACCAACGAAGTAGTAGCAGCCATGGAATCGGGTACAGAACAAGTAGTGGCCGGTACTAAATTGGTAGAAGAAACTCGAGCTAATTTGAACCAAATAACCGCAGCTTCGGCAAAGATAAACCAATTAGTCACAGAAATCGCTAAAGCAGCCGGAGAACAAGCTAAAACTAGTGAAAACGTCTCCCAAACTATGACAGAAGTGGCGACAACTTCTAATAAAACCTCTCTAACAGCAACAGAAGTATCAGAATCCTTTAAACAACTGTTAGCAGTAGCTCAAGAATTACAAGCGAGCGTCGGTAAATTCAAAGTTCAGTAA
- a CDS encoding GAF domain-containing protein, which yields MTQISPRPTSQVPEPPLERSPQTLPQSKNWFQNLPVNSKLGWSVLAPAVISSLGLGGLGSWLLHHHHQVNLSNQAKSELTLISALSPQKDQLTKIGNGGYTALYNPEEVNNLDPHLRRLLEKASANEIVTGTGNIQGTNYLLAAKKLPNQQILVRGKLNNPLNLNLLLGMTGLALLFNLFMAWLFKEAVTQRIKHLNHLAHNFKLGGSASSITVSGDDEIGELSGTLGDLARQIEANRLSLIRETEQANILAEMANLPNLDPNNLPNLLTSKLEEARSVMGLDRLLIYNLTLPEGKGRVALEALAYGYDSTLDAVINDQCIPKALLEAYQQGRIVPVTDTHNANFHPEHLDLMKRLGIKANLIVPILSQGQLFGLLIGHNCRQTYSWQQKEINFLKQLATQIGIAIDRVAVMTKQKRDDQIYRELQEIVLGMGQATTAEEIFNQGISGIRRLLAADRVIIYRFDETWQGKIIAESVGDRWPTALGATIADPCFIEKYVDKYRQGRVQATPDIYNAGLTDCHLQQLAPFGVRANLVAPVVVQDTLIGLLIAHQCSGPRKWETKEIELFTQLATQIGLALERATLIDSQRQEAQEQRQAKENLQQSALRLMMDVYPVNQGNLTIEAQVTPDEIGTLAEAYNGLVTNLRLIVALAQQTAATAINVNSTNQNFIAQVTQNGDRQNQEILDSLERLQSMTESVRNVALGAEQAETAISQANYRVEEGEQAMGRTVDSMANLQNTVAETREKVKKLEESSQKTAKVINMIGRFAAQTHLLALKASIEAARAGEDGKGFAVIADEVRSLASQSAEATADIEKLVAQIRGETKDLMTAMETEAEQLLEGTTLVKTSRDSLQQITLASAKVNQLVVEIAQTALEQSHNSTEITQIMANIVAIAQETTSAATISVASWQQLLTQAQKLHEDTAKFKVK from the coding sequence ATGACTCAGATTTCCCCACGTCCCACTTCACAAGTCCCAGAACCCCCCTTGGAGCGATCGCCCCAAACTCTCCCTCAGAGTAAAAACTGGTTTCAAAACCTCCCGGTTAATAGTAAACTGGGTTGGTCCGTCTTGGCACCTGCTGTAATTTCTTCCCTGGGATTAGGCGGCTTAGGATCTTGGTTACTCCATCACCACCATCAAGTTAATCTGAGTAATCAAGCCAAATCAGAGTTAACCTTGATTAGTGCCCTGTCTCCCCAAAAAGATCAATTGACTAAAATCGGCAACGGTGGTTATACCGCTCTTTATAACCCCGAAGAGGTAAATAACTTAGACCCTCATTTACGTCGATTACTAGAAAAAGCCTCAGCCAATGAAATAGTAACCGGAACAGGAAATATCCAAGGTACTAATTATCTTCTAGCGGCTAAAAAGCTACCCAATCAGCAAATTCTGGTGAGAGGAAAGCTGAATAATCCCCTGAACTTAAATTTACTCCTGGGGATGACGGGTTTAGCCTTACTATTTAACCTGTTCATGGCTTGGCTATTTAAAGAAGCCGTTACCCAGAGAATTAAACACCTCAATCATCTCGCTCACAACTTTAAACTCGGGGGTAGTGCTTCTTCTATTACTGTCTCTGGCGACGACGAAATCGGGGAACTTAGCGGCACGTTAGGAGACTTAGCAAGGCAAATAGAAGCAAATCGACTAAGTTTGATCAGAGAAACAGAACAAGCTAATATCTTAGCTGAAATGGCTAATTTACCCAACTTAGACCCAAATAATCTGCCTAATTTGCTCACCAGCAAGCTCGAAGAAGCCAGAAGCGTGATGGGCTTGGATCGTTTACTAATATACAATTTAACCCTTCCCGAAGGAAAAGGTCGCGTCGCTCTTGAAGCTTTAGCCTACGGTTACGATAGTACCCTAGACGCAGTTATTAACGATCAATGCATTCCTAAAGCTCTACTAGAAGCTTATCAACAAGGTCGAATCGTTCCCGTTACAGATACCCACAACGCTAATTTTCACCCCGAACACTTAGATTTAATGAAGCGTCTGGGAATTAAAGCTAATCTGATCGTTCCCATTCTCAGTCAAGGTCAACTCTTCGGACTCTTAATTGGTCACAATTGTCGTCAAACTTATTCCTGGCAACAAAAAGAGATTAATTTTCTCAAACAGTTAGCTACTCAAATCGGTATAGCCATCGATCGCGTCGCTGTTATGACCAAGCAAAAACGTGACGATCAGATCTATCGAGAACTACAAGAAATCGTGCTCGGTATGGGACAAGCCACAACAGCCGAAGAAATTTTTAATCAGGGTATTAGCGGTATACGCCGACTTTTAGCCGCCGATCGCGTGATTATCTATCGCTTCGACGAAACTTGGCAGGGTAAAATTATCGCCGAATCCGTAGGAGATAGATGGCCCACCGCTCTAGGAGCTACCATCGCGGATCCCTGTTTCATCGAAAAATACGTAGACAAATACAGACAAGGAAGGGTTCAAGCCACCCCGGATATTTATAACGCCGGATTGACCGATTGTCATCTGCAACAGTTAGCACCCTTTGGAGTGAGAGCTAATTTAGTAGCCCCAGTCGTAGTTCAAGATACGTTAATTGGATTACTCATCGCTCATCAATGTTCCGGTCCAAGAAAATGGGAAACTAAAGAAATTGAGTTATTTACTCAGTTAGCTACGCAAATAGGTTTAGCTCTAGAGCGCGCCACCTTGATAGACAGTCAACGCCAAGAAGCACAGGAACAACGCCAAGCTAAAGAGAATCTACAACAAAGCGCACTACGATTGATGATGGATGTTTATCCTGTCAATCAAGGTAATCTTACCATCGAGGCCCAAGTGACACCAGATGAAATTGGTACCCTCGCGGAGGCTTATAATGGGTTGGTGACCAATTTACGACTGATCGTTGCTTTGGCTCAACAAACAGCAGCAACCGCTATTAATGTTAACTCCACTAATCAGAACTTCATCGCTCAAGTAACCCAAAATGGCGATCGCCAGAACCAGGAAATACTCGACTCTTTAGAACGTCTCCAATCTATGACCGAATCAGTGCGCAACGTAGCCCTCGGCGCTGAACAAGCCGAAACGGCCATCTCTCAAGCGAATTATCGGGTAGAAGAAGGAGAACAAGCCATGGGGCGCACCGTAGATAGTATGGCTAATCTGCAAAATACAGTAGCAGAAACAAGGGAAAAAGTCAAGAAATTAGAAGAATCCAGTCAAAAAACGGCTAAAGTAATCAATATGATCGGTAGATTCGCCGCTCAAACCCATTTACTCGCTTTGAAAGCCTCCATCGAAGCAGCTAGAGCCGGAGAAGATGGCAAAGGCTTCGCCGTCATCGCCGATGAAGTCCGTTCTTTAGCATCACAATCAGCAGAAGCTACCGCAGATATTGAAAAACTAGTAGCACAAATCAGGGGTGAAACCAAAGACTTAATGACAGCGATGGAAACTGAAGCAGAACAGTTACTAGAAGGGACAACCCTAGTAAAAACAAGTCGAGATAGCTTACAGCAAATTACCCTAGCTTCTGCTAAAGTTAACCAGCTAGTCGTGGAAATAGCACAAACCGCTCTCGAGCAATCTCACAACAGCACCGAAATTACGCAAATTATGGCTAATATAGTAGCGATCGCTCAAGAAACGACTAGCGCCGCCACAATATCGGTAGCTTCCTGGCAACAGCTATTAACCCAAGCCCAGAAATTACACGAGGATACTGCTAAATTCAAGGTTAAATAA